In Fibrobacter sp., the following are encoded in one genomic region:
- a CDS encoding dihydrouridine synthase — LDEEGRTEMGAMGRLKQLAARLCKGFVDGSEGSASGSETSSWTPVGGIGFISAAMEVRQTLLTAQTPEEFFERKEMLKNGIAKSLRYEPNRLVNLNGAKDNTLVFGNRYENR; from the coding sequence TCCTGGATGAAGAAGGCCGCACGGAAATGGGTGCCATGGGCCGCCTAAAGCAGCTGGCCGCACGACTTTGCAAAGGATTTGTGGATGGCTCGGAAGGCTCCGCAAGTGGCTCTGAAACGTCATCCTGGACCCCCGTTGGGGGGATAGGATTCATTTCCGCAGCCATGGAAGTCCGTCAGACTCTGCTCACCGCCCAGACTCCCGAGGAATTTTTCGAACGCAAGGAAATGCTAAAGAACGGCATCGCCAAGAGCCTGCGTTACGAACCCAACCGTCTGGTGAACCTGAACGGCGCCAAGGATAACACCCTGGTTTTCGGGAATCGCTACGAAAATCGGTAG